CAATCTAATAGGAATGACCAATATGGCGATTTTAGCCGAAGGACTACGGCTCGGTGAGCGTGCAGGTATTGATGCGCGGTTGCTGCACGGTTTATTAGCGGAAACCGGTGCAGACTCTTATCAACTGCGTCTTAGGGGACCATGGTTGTTGGAGGAAGACTATGCACCTCGATTTTCCATAAACCTTACAGTAAAAGACCTCCGGCTTGGTGTAGAAATGGCCAAAGCGTGGTCACACCCAGCAGAATTCAGTAAGTTGGCCCTGAAGTATTTCGAAATTTCCCAAGCAGAGGGGTATGGAGAAGAGGACACGAACGCTGTATATAAGGTTATTCGGCATGTGTTGAACTGAGGACAAATGCATAAGAGTGATGTGGCGTCAGCAAGAAGATCGAGTGACAGTAGGAGTGAGGGACTGATTCGCGAGGTATCTAAGGAGGAAGAAGCATGATCTCCGGTCAACTGATGGTCAGTTCAAAGGCCGATATTATTGCATTTGTCAATTCCAACCCAGTGCAAAGGAGAGGCATCTTACTGATCTTTGTTGCGCTTGGCGGTGTGTTTATCGATGCCTACGACTTCGTCAGCCTAGGAATAGGAAGTAATCAAATTACACAACTGTTTCACCTATCAGCATTCACACTTGGCTTCGTGACATCTATCATGGCACTTGGTGCACTCATTGGTGCATTGGTTGGCGGACGTATTACTGACAAGTACGGGCGGAACTTGGTCTTCATGCTCGATCTTGTTTTACTAGTGGTTGCCGCATTAGGTGCGGCACTGTCAACGACCTATTCCTGGTTGCTTATCTTCCGATTCTTGATGGGATTTGGAGTCGGCATGGATATGCCAGTAGCTCTCAGTTTCATCTCAGAGTTCAGTAATTTAAACAAGAAGAGTCGGTACGTTAACTTTTGGCAAGGTTTTTGGTATATCGCCACAGTATTTTCAGGCATCCTTGCCTTAGTGCTTTATTTCTTGGGTGTAAGCGCAACCATGTGGCGTTGGTCCGTAGGATTTGGGGGCTTTCTCGCCTTAATTGTGCTTATTTTAAGGTATCTCTACATGAATGAAAGTCCAATGTGGGCGGCAAACAATCTTCCGCTCTTTGACGCAGCGAAAATCGTCGAACGAACGTATGGCATAACCGTACAAGTCAAGGCAAGCACAGTCGAGTCGGTCAACAGAAGCAAAACCGTCCCATTTTCAATTCTATTTAGTAAAAAATATCGATCGCGTTCTCTTCTTGCCATGACCATCTCAGCCACGCAGTCGTTGGAGTACTATGCGATTGGCTTTTACATTCCCGTCATTTCAACATTTGTTTTTGGCAAGGGATTGCTTCATAGTGTCACGGGCACGATTATTTTCAACCTCTTTGGTATCATTGGCGGGTTCACTGGCGCGTATATAAGCACGCGTTATGGTATGCGGAAGCTGGCCATCTGGGGCTTTCTGATCGTCATTGCCAGCTTGTTATTCGCTGGGCTAACGAATGGCTATGTTCCATTATTGCTTGGGGCTTTGCCCATTGCGACGTTTATCTTTGGACATTCGATGGGACCCGGTGCCCAAGGCAAAACCATGGCGGCTCTCTCCTATCCGACGACACTTCGAGCACTTGGAACAGGTGGCTCCGAGGCTGCTAGTCGAGTCGGCAGTATTATCGGATTTTTCTTCTTTCCGGTACTTCTTGCTTCCCTAGGGCTTTCATACACGTTGATAATTCTCATAGTCTGCCCACTTCTAGGCCTGATTGCTGCAGCTATTATCAAGTGGGATCCAAACGGAAAAGACGTGGAAAATGAATTTGTCGAGGTTGTAGACTCTGGTGAATTTGTAACAGGTGTATAACAACTCATTAACACCATGGAGGGAGACGCATGAAACCTGAAGGGCGAGAGATACATGTAGCGTGTATCACTCCGACGGACGATCAGGGCCTAGTCGATTTTCAACGGTTAGAGCGTAAGGTTGAATGGTTAAAAGGATATACGCAAGTCACTGGAATTTCGGTATTGGGATCGACAGGTGAAGGGCCTAGTTTATCCCCACGGATGAGAGGTCAGGTTCGTCGACATGTTGCTTTGCTTAAATCACCGGAAATGTTGCTTTCTTCGGGCGTGTTCGGTTGTTCTGTAGATGAAGTTCTCGAGGAAATTGAGGATGCTGCAGAGTCCGGTGTAGATGTTGTGCTACTACCTCCACCTTTTTACTACAGTATGAATTCGAAAGAAGTCTACCATTTCTACTTGAATGTTTGTGATAAGTCATTACTCCCTTTGATTATTTATAACATTCCGAGTTTTACTAAAGTTTCTATTCCAGAGGATGTCGTTCAGGAATTGGCTTCACACAACCAAGTTGCTGGGATCAAGGACAGTAGTAGAGACTTCGCGTATTTTCAGCGTGTGGTTAATCGTACAAGGACATTAGAATTTAAGGTACTGACGGGATCCGACGATATGTTGCTAGCATCAACAATTGTAGGCGGGCATGGGACAATTTGTGCCAGTGCCAATATCGTACCGCATGTTATTTCCGACCTATACAGAGCTATTGACGATGAAAATTGGGTTCTCGCTCGTGAACTTCAAACTTCGTTGGCTGACTTAGGGGACATCTGTAGGTCGTTAGGTGGATTTAGAGGTTGGAAGCTAGCACAGGAACTTATGGGAGCAGGTAGTCGCAATGTATTTTCTCCTTCGCTCTCAGCCCTAAAGGACGACTCTAGACTCTCAAGTACATTGTCACAGTATAGTTTGTTATGGAATACCGCAGGCTCATGACGACCATGGAGTACAGTGAATATCGCTTCTCAAGGCGATTCATTCGTCACAATGATTAGTAAGACGAATATTTATCTAAATATTCCTTCAACTAGTGGAACGAGCCCAATTACACAAGGGGGTTTTAATATGGCCGTAAAAATTCGAAAGAAAAATCTGTATGTCAGTGGTTTGTCAGCAGTTCTTTGTTTTGTACTGGTAGGTTGTGGTGGAAATTCATCGAACAGCTCAAATTCTGGCCAATCGAACAACCAGAATACAAGCCAAACCGGCGATGGTTTCAACTGGAAACAAGATTCGGGCCAAACGATTAATCTATTAGTGGAACAGCACCCCTGGACAACTGCTATAAAGCCCTACATTTCGGAATTCGAAAACCAGACTGGAATTAAGGTGAACCTAGAAATTTATCCAGAGCAACAAGCACGGCAAAAGGCATTGATATCATTACAATCGCATTCGTCGGATTTTGACGTATTTATGTCTCTAAAGTCACTAGAAGGGCTTCAATATCAAAAGGCCGGATATTACACGGACCTTACTCCTTTTTTAAATAATCCGAAACTTACTGCCCCCGGTTATAATCTGTCTGACTTTGAAAACGGTCCGTTGGCTGGAGAAACGATTAATAACAAATTAGTGGGGTTGCCGATTATCGTCGAAGGACCTGTCATTTTCTACAGGAAAGACCTTTTCTCTAAATACAATATCCCGATTCCAAAAACCATTTCCGATCTAACCACTGCGGCCGCACAAATTGAGAAAGATACAAACGGTAGTATTTATGGAATTACTTTACGAGGGCTTCCTGCAGCAGTGGCATATACTTACGGACCATTTTTTCACGATATGGGAGCACATTGGTACAACAGCAATGGGAAGTCTGATTTGGCAAGTCCAAGCGGCGTGAAGGCCTTGCAGTTATATGCCGACTTAGCTAGCCAGTATGGTCCTCCGGGTGTTGTAAATTACACTTTCACTCAATCTTCGTCGCTATTCGAGCAAGGCAAAGTTGGTATGGAACTCGATTCAAGTAATGAATTTTCTTCACTTACAAACGCACAACAATCGAGAGTTAGTAATGATATTGGGGTCATCCCCTTTCCGGCAGGGCCCGGGGGAAACCACCCTACCGAATTGCAATGGGGCATTTCCATGAATTCGTTTTCTCAGCATAAAGACGCCGCATGGTTATTTATGCAGTGGAGTACCAGCCAGTCAATGCAGCTAAAGTTGGCAATGAAGGGAATCGCGAGTCCAAGAACTTCTTCCTGGAGCGACCCTCAGTTCCAAGCAACATTAAAGAACGACGAATACAAACAATGGGCAGACGCGGTTACTGAGACACTCAAAAACGGGGATCCCAATGTCGGGCCGCCTGCAGTGAATGAATCACAAGTGCGAACGATAATTGGAAATATGGTAGATTCGGTAATTCTTAAGCAATCCACAGCTGAACAGGCAGCTCAATCGGCCGACAATCAGATTGACCAAGTCATCAGTGGACAGTAGGGAGCGGATGCTATGAATCTAGAGAGAGAAGCCTATCAGCAACGTGGAGTACAGGGTCTTCTCAAATGGAATAGTAGAAGTTCACTGTATTCCTCTGATATGACGGTAGCATGGACCATGATGCTACCGGCTCTCCTTTTCTCCATACTGATGATTGGGTTTCCAATTCTTTATACACTCTATGTGTCATTTTTTCAGTGGCATATTGGTGCTGGCTCTTCTGTGTTTGTTGGTTTACACAATTATGAGCAAATGCTTGGGTCTTCAACATTTTGGAAATCAACGAGAATAACAATGGAAATATTTATACTGTCCATGCTCTTTGAGGTGGTCCTTGGAATTTATTGCGGTATCGTGTTTGGGCGTGACGGCCGGGGTATGGGTATGTTAAGGGGTCTGCTGTTCATTCCCTCTATAGTTCCTCCCGTTGCTGTGGGGATGATTTGGGTCCAATTATTTGACCCTAGTCTGGGGTTTGTAGATTATTTCCTAAGTTTATTTGGAGTAAAGTCGGTTCTTTGGCTAAGTAATCCCCATGTTGTAGTGCTATCTCTGGCAATAGTAGACATCTGGGAATGGACCCCTTTTATTGCCATAATCGTAGCCGGTGGGATGCAGTCAATGTCGGAAGAACCTTTCGAATCAGCGCTAATAGACGGAGCGACTCCGTGGCAAACCTTACGCTACATTACACTTCCTTTGTTACGCCCAATCATTTTTGTCGCTGTCATGTTGCGAGCAGTGGATTTATTACGGATTTTTGATTCCATTTACATCATGACGCAAGGGGGCCCAAATAACTCGTCCTTGTCGCTCAATGTGTATTCGTACCTCGAAGCTTTTCAATATTCAAACTTAGGGTACGCTAGCGCTCTTATGCTGGGGTTATTAGTTCTCGTGTTTGCCGTGATGGCATTGCTAAACGCGGTAAAGGGGCGGTATGCACAATGATAAAATCAAGGAGTTTCGGGCAGAGCACATCAGTCAAGAGAGTTCCCAGGCACATTTACGTTCAAGCAGTGATCATTCTCATCATTGCGCTTTTTCCAGTGTTCTGGATGTTGATTTCATCGTTCAAAAATGATGTGGACATTCAGACCTTACCGCCAAAGATCATTTTTACACCAACGACAAATAATTACATTGACATATTTAAGAATTACCCGTTTTTACAAGACACCCTGAACAGTGTGTACATTTCATTCGGTTCAACGATTTTAGGTTTGATTCTAGGCGTGCCAGCGGCATATGCAGCATCCAAATTTCTAATGAAAAAGTATGCCTTTTTAACATTCATTGCGCGCATGGCACCTGGAAATCTCTTTCTCATTCCCTGGTTTATCATCGCATCGAGGTGGGGAATGACCAATCATGTGTTCACCATCATCTTAACTCACACGGTCATTACGTTACCTGTGATTATTTGGTTAATGATATCGTTCTTTGATGATGTATCAAATGAAGTCGAAGAGGCAGCAAGAGTAGACGGAGCGAGCAGATGGGCAGTCCTATTAAAAGTATCTCTTCCTATGGCAATGCCCGGTATAGCGGTCTCATCAGTATTGGCATTTGTGTTCTCGTGGAACTATTTCCTGTTTGCATTGGTGTTGGCAGGCTTTAATACCACTCCTTTGACGGTATTAGCCTTTAACTTCATTGGTGAGGCATCAGTTGACTGGGGAGGACTAATGGCTGCTGCCACACTAATAAGCCTGCCCGCTCTAATTCTCGTAATGTTTATTCAACGTTGGTTGGTACGCGGATTAACGGCAGGAGCAGTAAAGGGCTAGTGTCAGATGTCAATGTCTAACGAACGCCCAACCAAAATTATTGAAAGAGGTGCAATGGTATGAAAATTGCAGATGTACGGTCACACATCGTAGGAAACAAATGGAAAAATTGGATTATCTTCGAGGTGACTTCGGATGAAGGTATCAGTGGATTTGGGGAGGCCACGCTGGAGCACCGAACGATGGGATTGGTGAAAACCTTAGAAGATCTAAAGCCAGATATAATTGGCACGAATATTTGGTATTCCAACTCTATAATTGAAAAGATCCGACGTGAGACATATACCCCAGGGATCCTCATCAACACTCTATTAGCAGGCGTTGAAGCAGCTTTGCTCGACCTTCAAGGAAAAGTCTCGGGTCTTAACGTTACACAATTGCTAGGAGGAAGTCTCCGTCCAAAAGTTCGAGTTTACGCCAATGGCTGGTATAGGGTAAAACGGACACCTGAAGGGTTCTCTAGAGCTGCCCAAGCAGTAATAGATAAAGGCTACACAGCACTTAAGTTTGACCCGTTTGGTTCAAGCCAGTATACGCTAACCTTTCAGGAATTGAAAGAATCACTAGAAATCATACGAGCTGTGCGAGAAACTGCTGGGAACGGAATCGACTTGATAATAGAAGGCCATGCACGATTTTATTTTGCAACTGCCTATGAAATCGCGAAGCGGATAGCTGATTTTGGCGTATTGTGGTTTGAAGAACCGGTACTTCCCTATGATTTACACGGACTGAGAGAAATTATTCATAAATCTCCAGTTCCGATTGGCACGGGAGAGCGATTGTTCCGACTTGAGGACTTCAGGGAGGTACTCGAATGCGGACCGTTAGCCGTGATACAGCCAGACATCGTGCATGTTGGAGGACTCCGTCCGGCACAAAAGATTGCTGCCCTAGCTGAATCGTTTGGAGTTCCAGTCGCATTTCACAATCCCCAAGGTCCAATTTCGTCAATTGAGAGCATATTATTGAGTTCCGTCTGTCCTAATTCTTTTATTCAGGAGTACTTTGGTGATTTTGATGAGGAGTGGACCAAGGGCCTGATTTCTCCCGAAATTTGTGTAAAAAACGGTTATATAGATGTCACGACGGCACCAGGATTGGGTATTGAATTTTGCCGGTCTACGGCTTCTCAACATCCGTATAATCCGATGAACAGGCAAAACTTGTTCGGTAGTGACTGGCAATTGAGGAAAGGGAGAAATGTCCAATAAATTTAAGCGGGGGAGCAGGTTCTGCGCTCCGGTTGCTAAACGGTTCAAAATGGGGAGGAGGACATTTCCGTGAGACTAATTGATTCAAGGCATGTATTCACGCTGGCCCTGAAAGACAAATTCGCTATTCCAGCCTTTAACGCACATAACATGGAAATGTTGCAGGCTGCCGTGATGGCAGCGGCAGAAGTGGAATCTCCTGTGATCATCCAGATATCCGAAAAGACGATATCTTATGCTGGGCTTGAGACTATGGCCGCAATCTGTCAAGCCGCCGCAAAACAGTATGGTGTGCCCGTTGTCTTACATTTAGATCATTCGAAAAATCTCAATACAATTGAGAGCTGTTTGCGTGCTGGCTACACTTCCATCATGGCTGATGGTTCCGAGCTATCCTACGAAGCAAATGTTGACTTCGTACGACGTGCCGTGAGCCTAGCGCGCCTTTATGGGGCATCGGTGGAAGCTGAGCTTGGCCGAATCGGTGGCGTTGAAGATGACTACGTAAATGATGACACGTATCTTACAGCGCCAGAATTAGCCCTGGAATTTGTTCATGAAACGGGTATCCAATGCCTAGCGCCGTCCGTCGGCAATCAACATGGTATGTATGTAAATGAGGTCTCTTTAGATTTTGATAGGATTACAGCAATTTCACAGATAACTCAGATTCCTCTTGCATTACATGGAGGTTCAGGAATACTACCTGAAGACCTTACGCGTGCCATACGCTGTGGTATTGCAAAACTGAATATCGGCACAGAATTAAAGATTATTTTTGCCAATGCTCTTCGTAGTCAGTTAACCGATATAACAAACGTTCAACCATGGGACTATATCCACTGTGCTCGAACGGAACTTGTGCATTATATGAGGCAAAAGTTCATCGACATTGGTGCAGTCGGCATTCTGTCCAAACTGTAAGTTCAGGGAAAAACACTCGATAGTTCCAAGAAGAGAGGAGGTACACTTCGTGAGAAAGCGCATTGTCGCAGCACAACTCGGAGGTCCAACCGCAGTCATCAACAGCACTCTAGTCGGATTATATACTTCAGTGCATAAGTACGGTTGGGAGTTATATGGTTCCATTAGCGGAATGCATGGATTATCTGAGGGTATATTTATGGAAATTAGTGATTCGGTTCTAAACAGCAGGTACTTACCTGGGGCTATGTTAAAATCCGGGAGAACCGAAGCGTCGCCTGAGCGAATAGAAAAGTGCTTAGAGAAATTGATGGAATTCCACGCGGATGCAGTAGTTCTTATTGGTGGAAATGGAACAATGTGGGTTGCTGGTCAGTTAAACAGCCTGTGTACGGACAGGGGTCTGCCTCTGTCAATCATTGGTGCTCCCAAAACGGTGGACAACGATATTCAGGGGATTGATCACTCTCCTGGATTCCCAAGTGCTGCAAAGTTCGTATCGTACGCGGTTGCTGATATTAGACTGGACTTACGTTCCATGCAAGGGTTTGAACACGTGCGGGTGATTGAAGCGATGGGACGAAACGTTGGATGGCTAACCGCAACGGGAGCTTTCTTTGACGATTCGGCGCGTTCTACCATTCTTTTACTTCCTGAAAGGCCATTTGATTTACGTAAATGTATCGCTAGAGTTCAAGAGAATGTACGGGAAGATGGAATGGCAACTATCGTGATCGGTGAAGGGGCCAAAAGTACGTGTGGAACTATTACCGGGGGGATAATGCTCGGGGAGAGTGGTCCCATGGTCCCCGGTCGGGTTGCTGGAAAGTTAGCCAAAATATTGCGTCAAGAAACAGGACTCGTTGTCCGTGATGAAACTCTTGGTATTTTACAGAGATGTTCGAGACTAGGGAGTTCTTCTCTTGACTATGATGAAGCATGCAAAGTGGGTGAATTTGCGGGTGAATTACTTCATAGGGGGATGAGCGGTGTAATGGTGGCCCTCGAACGTATTGAAGACACAGATTACCATGTGGGGTACACGATAACAGCGTTAGGTAATGTCGCGGGCATGGAACGATGCATGCCACTGTCATTGATAAATGATGATTTTGGAGTAGATAGATCTTATTATGACTGGTTAGAACCACTAATTAAATGATTAACGTACAGACAATTATTTGACTGCTGCTTACATTGCGGAATAGATACTTTTTCGAATGAAAGTGATTGTAACATATTAATCCAATGAGGGGTTGGTAGAATGAAGTGTGCTCGGTTCACCGGACAAGGGCAGATTGAAATCATCCCTGACGCCCCAATGCCAGAACTCGAAAGTGATGAAATCATTGTCCGTGTAAGATACTGTGGACTTTGCGGTTCTGACAAGAGAATATTTAGAGACGGTCATTCCGTGATTCCTGGACACGAAATTGCAGGAACTGTGCATGATATTGGTAGCTGTACCGATGTAGAAAAGGGTGCACGGGGTGTAATCTATATACCCTTGTTTTGCGGGAAGTGCCATCACTGCGCCACGGGTTATACCAACCGATGCAAGAACACGACAGGACTTATTGGCTGGCAGTTGGACGGGGGATTTGCGGAATTTGTAAAGGTTCCCAGAGCGAATTTCTTGCAGGTTCCTGATTCATTGGATTTAAAGGAAGCCGTGTTGTTGCTCGATACAATCGGAACGGCAGCTCATGGGATTCGTTTGGCAACTAGGAACAATCGAATCATTAACAGTACTTCAGCAGTTCTTGTCCAAGGTTGTGGTCCACTCGGGTTAGGTAGCATTCTCGTGTTGCAGGCAATGGGGTTTGAATCCATTTACGTGACCGACCCAGCCGAGTCAAGAATCAATATGGCACTCGAATTTGGTGCTTCATGTTTTGAAGGTAGTGAAGAGGAAGTAGAGTTTCCATTGATAATCGAAGCCAGTGGCAATCATACAGCCCGTAATCACGCGATGGAAACAGTAGAACCTGGAGGAAGCGTTGTGTTTTTGGGCGAAAGTAACGATCCGTGGACAATTACTCCGTCGCCTACGTTGCGCCGCAAAGATTGTTACTACATTCGCTCGTTCTACTTTCCCATAAACGAGTTTTCCGATAATGTTAATCTGTTACTAACCAAACGCGATATTTTTACTCCATTTACAGACACTGTAGTCTCTCTGGATCAGCTACAAAAGGCATTCATGAGCTTTACAAAAGGGGAAGTCCTTAAGCCCTTGGTTAAACTGTAACTCAAAGCCCGATGGAACGACCTTTCGGAAACATAGCTACGTGAAACGAGATAGGCAGATATGTAATGATTCAGGAATTCGATAGGTCCAGAAACCGCGTCGAACTCAAAATACGTGATCACGTTTGTTAATCGTCCGGGTATTTATGACGGTCTAGATGGCTGCTAGACTTGAAAATGTGCGGTGGGGCATGATGTCAACCAAAGTAAACGTAGATGGTAGGGGATCGACCCAAGGGCTGACAGTTGGAGGAAAGCAAGCTGAGACTCCCTCGGTAGTCTCTTACGATCTGGATACTTTAGCATTATGCCCCTTTTTTTGTGTTCGAATTGAGCATCGAAAAGGATACATAAAATGGTACATTATAACTTAGTCCAGAATGACTCACGTAAAGACCAACTGGTAGATCTAGCTATGCTTTAACCGTATTCGTTCTAGATAAATCAACAACGCAATCTAGTTTAATCTCCTGTCTTAGGCCCATTGCGTAATGTTAACTCAACGTCCAAGACTTGTATTCTCAAAAGTAATTCACTGTCGTATTGAACGTTGCTTGAGACATGTGGGATGTATTATTATGGGAGTTAATAGTACGTGGATTCACGTTTTGAGCAGTTTGAAAAAACGATAACCGAAAAGTTCGACCGCATGGAAACGATGGTGTCAGACCTAATTCGTATCGTTGGAAAAACCAACGGTATGGTCTCGGATTTATCGAAGGAAATAAATGAGGTAAAATCTTCGCTTAAGCCTTAGTGGACAACCGTCTAGATGGCAAAGTGCAAAAATTGGCCAGCTTTAGGAGAAGGTCGAAGTGAAATAATGTTTACGACTGGTGGTCATCCACAGCTAGAGTGGTATTGATGAGTACCACACTGTTCATCCAGCAGTACAACCCCCTAACACGCAAATTCAAATTATTGGATTCGGCTAATGTTTCTTTAAGATAAAAGTCACAATAGATAGG
This is a stretch of genomic DNA from Alicyclobacillus dauci. It encodes these proteins:
- a CDS encoding MFS transporter codes for the protein MISGQLMVSSKADIIAFVNSNPVQRRGILLIFVALGGVFIDAYDFVSLGIGSNQITQLFHLSAFTLGFVTSIMALGALIGALVGGRITDKYGRNLVFMLDLVLLVVAALGAALSTTYSWLLIFRFLMGFGVGMDMPVALSFISEFSNLNKKSRYVNFWQGFWYIATVFSGILALVLYFLGVSATMWRWSVGFGGFLALIVLILRYLYMNESPMWAANNLPLFDAAKIVERTYGITVQVKASTVESVNRSKTVPFSILFSKKYRSRSLLAMTISATQSLEYYAIGFYIPVISTFVFGKGLLHSVTGTIIFNLFGIIGGFTGAYISTRYGMRKLAIWGFLIVIASLLFAGLTNGYVPLLLGALPIATFIFGHSMGPGAQGKTMAALSYPTTLRALGTGGSEAASRVGSIIGFFFFPVLLASLGLSYTLIILIVCPLLGLIAAAIIKWDPNGKDVENEFVEVVDSGEFVTGV
- a CDS encoding dihydrodipicolinate synthase family protein, encoding MKPEGREIHVACITPTDDQGLVDFQRLERKVEWLKGYTQVTGISVLGSTGEGPSLSPRMRGQVRRHVALLKSPEMLLSSGVFGCSVDEVLEEIEDAAESGVDVVLLPPPFYYSMNSKEVYHFYLNVCDKSLLPLIIYNIPSFTKVSIPEDVVQELASHNQVAGIKDSSRDFAYFQRVVNRTRTLEFKVLTGSDDMLLASTIVGGHGTICASANIVPHVISDLYRAIDDENWVLARELQTSLADLGDICRSLGGFRGWKLAQELMGAGSRNVFSPSLSALKDDSRLSSTLSQYSLLWNTAGS
- a CDS encoding ABC transporter substrate-binding protein, whose product is MAVKIRKKNLYVSGLSAVLCFVLVGCGGNSSNSSNSGQSNNQNTSQTGDGFNWKQDSGQTINLLVEQHPWTTAIKPYISEFENQTGIKVNLEIYPEQQARQKALISLQSHSSDFDVFMSLKSLEGLQYQKAGYYTDLTPFLNNPKLTAPGYNLSDFENGPLAGETINNKLVGLPIIVEGPVIFYRKDLFSKYNIPIPKTISDLTTAAAQIEKDTNGSIYGITLRGLPAAVAYTYGPFFHDMGAHWYNSNGKSDLASPSGVKALQLYADLASQYGPPGVVNYTFTQSSSLFEQGKVGMELDSSNEFSSLTNAQQSRVSNDIGVIPFPAGPGGNHPTELQWGISMNSFSQHKDAAWLFMQWSTSQSMQLKLAMKGIASPRTSSWSDPQFQATLKNDEYKQWADAVTETLKNGDPNVGPPAVNESQVRTIIGNMVDSVILKQSTAEQAAQSADNQIDQVISGQ
- a CDS encoding carbohydrate ABC transporter permease, which produces MNLEREAYQQRGVQGLLKWNSRSSLYSSDMTVAWTMMLPALLFSILMIGFPILYTLYVSFFQWHIGAGSSVFVGLHNYEQMLGSSTFWKSTRITMEIFILSMLFEVVLGIYCGIVFGRDGRGMGMLRGLLFIPSIVPPVAVGMIWVQLFDPSLGFVDYFLSLFGVKSVLWLSNPHVVVLSLAIVDIWEWTPFIAIIVAGGMQSMSEEPFESALIDGATPWQTLRYITLPLLRPIIFVAVMLRAVDLLRIFDSIYIMTQGGPNNSSLSLNVYSYLEAFQYSNLGYASALMLGLLVLVFAVMALLNAVKGRYAQ
- a CDS encoding carbohydrate ABC transporter permease, with the translated sequence MIILIIALFPVFWMLISSFKNDVDIQTLPPKIIFTPTTNNYIDIFKNYPFLQDTLNSVYISFGSTILGLILGVPAAYAASKFLMKKYAFLTFIARMAPGNLFLIPWFIIASRWGMTNHVFTIILTHTVITLPVIIWLMISFFDDVSNEVEEAARVDGASRWAVLLKVSLPMAMPGIAVSSVLAFVFSWNYFLFALVLAGFNTTPLTVLAFNFIGEASVDWGGLMAAATLISLPALILVMFIQRWLVRGLTAGAVKG
- a CDS encoding mandelate racemase/muconate lactonizing enzyme family protein codes for the protein MKIADVRSHIVGNKWKNWIIFEVTSDEGISGFGEATLEHRTMGLVKTLEDLKPDIIGTNIWYSNSIIEKIRRETYTPGILINTLLAGVEAALLDLQGKVSGLNVTQLLGGSLRPKVRVYANGWYRVKRTPEGFSRAAQAVIDKGYTALKFDPFGSSQYTLTFQELKESLEIIRAVRETAGNGIDLIIEGHARFYFATAYEIAKRIADFGVLWFEEPVLPYDLHGLREIIHKSPVPIGTGERLFRLEDFREVLECGPLAVIQPDIVHVGGLRPAQKIAALAESFGVPVAFHNPQGPISSIESILLSSVCPNSFIQEYFGDFDEEWTKGLISPEICVKNGYIDVTTAPGLGIEFCRSTASQHPYNPMNRQNLFGSDWQLRKGRNVQ
- a CDS encoding class II fructose-bisphosphate aldolase: MRLIDSRHVFTLALKDKFAIPAFNAHNMEMLQAAVMAAAEVESPVIIQISEKTISYAGLETMAAICQAAAKQYGVPVVLHLDHSKNLNTIESCLRAGYTSIMADGSELSYEANVDFVRRAVSLARLYGASVEAELGRIGGVEDDYVNDDTYLTAPELALEFVHETGIQCLAPSVGNQHGMYVNEVSLDFDRITAISQITQIPLALHGGSGILPEDLTRAIRCGIAKLNIGTELKIIFANALRSQLTDITNVQPWDYIHCARTELVHYMRQKFIDIGAVGILSKL
- a CDS encoding diphosphate--fructose-6-phosphate 1-phosphotransferase encodes the protein MRKRIVAAQLGGPTAVINSTLVGLYTSVHKYGWELYGSISGMHGLSEGIFMEISDSVLNSRYLPGAMLKSGRTEASPERIEKCLEKLMEFHADAVVLIGGNGTMWVAGQLNSLCTDRGLPLSIIGAPKTVDNDIQGIDHSPGFPSAAKFVSYAVADIRLDLRSMQGFEHVRVIEAMGRNVGWLTATGAFFDDSARSTILLLPERPFDLRKCIARVQENVREDGMATIVIGEGAKSTCGTITGGIMLGESGPMVPGRVAGKLAKILRQETGLVVRDETLGILQRCSRLGSSSLDYDEACKVGEFAGELLHRGMSGVMVALERIEDTDYHVGYTITALGNVAGMERCMPLSLINDDFGVDRSYYDWLEPLIK
- a CDS encoding alcohol dehydrogenase catalytic domain-containing protein codes for the protein MKCARFTGQGQIEIIPDAPMPELESDEIIVRVRYCGLCGSDKRIFRDGHSVIPGHEIAGTVHDIGSCTDVEKGARGVIYIPLFCGKCHHCATGYTNRCKNTTGLIGWQLDGGFAEFVKVPRANFLQVPDSLDLKEAVLLLDTIGTAAHGIRLATRNNRIINSTSAVLVQGCGPLGLGSILVLQAMGFESIYVTDPAESRINMALEFGASCFEGSEEEVEFPLIIEASGNHTARNHAMETVEPGGSVVFLGESNDPWTITPSPTLRRKDCYYIRSFYFPINEFSDNVNLLLTKRDIFTPFTDTVVSLDQLQKAFMSFTKGEVLKPLVKL